Proteins found in one Lutimonas zeaxanthinifaciens genomic segment:
- a CDS encoding TonB-dependent receptor translates to MMNLNQIKLILIVVVVSVMTQNISAQTIKGYVIDIETRDPVPGATVLEIGTDNGVATGFNGEFTLNIENADSKIEISFLGYETYVLSESEIKKGQESSGITIGISPDGLTLKDVVVTANRVEENLQKVNVSATVVGRKDLEERTVNTSVEALTAVPNVITDSYGPSLTNISIRGLSTNFDGVGLEQAVGMYINDVYQSRAYGFNSLIMDVERIEVLRGPQGTLFGKNTVGGVVNIISAQPGMFNSGAVEVSGGNFDFFSAKAMANIELSKDKVALRISGAYNQRHGSFVKHIDPEIDKVNETKFYGLRASLLVKPSDHVDITFEGYYAKDNSAEASFSYLSSEDLQAFDPILFAPDDYENREASFSEPFTFERSQFGLSGKVVADIGNNTLTSITAYSSSEDQSIQDVEASAIPAVYLDRSQEFGTFSQEIRLNSPRDLKLNYVTGLYYVNENIKGNDIGVTQEFLPPLLGPDLGVDDLFIPGYTESVSNNSSISNNSFAAFGSLGYKFTERLSLNVGLRFTSESKTFKTLQETVESQDAIDAVGFPIVWLLGTPYEQKTFDNTDNIFTGDIGLSYQVNEKNLLYGKFSRGFKGTGYNFAVSTYLETDSFEPTEDNVLYKPEFINSFEVGFKSSLTTKIRLNVAAYYIDYKDKQELLFAGLTNVIANAEKSSGYGGELEFSAILAKGFQIDVNGGVQQMKYDEFLFGDIDLSGNELSKAPGYTFSISPQYGTTFDNGSRLSMRVDFNHSAKSYNDIFNTETISRKAVTLINARVGYSLKDGRYNIGLWGKNLSDQVYFGHGFQGLIGDFVSLNQARTMGLDFRANFF, encoded by the coding sequence ATGATGAACTTAAATCAAATTAAATTAATACTCATTGTTGTGGTTGTTTCAGTGATGACTCAAAACATATCCGCACAGACTATTAAAGGGTATGTTATTGATATTGAAACTAGAGATCCGGTACCAGGTGCCACGGTGCTGGAGATAGGAACGGATAATGGAGTGGCGACAGGATTTAATGGTGAATTTACATTGAATATTGAAAATGCCGATTCTAAAATTGAAATTAGCTTTTTAGGCTATGAAACCTATGTTTTGTCGGAGAGTGAGATAAAAAAAGGACAAGAATCAAGTGGAATCACCATTGGTATTTCTCCGGACGGATTAACGCTTAAAGATGTCGTTGTTACGGCAAACAGGGTCGAGGAAAATTTGCAAAAAGTGAATGTATCCGCCACGGTTGTGGGAAGAAAAGATTTGGAAGAAAGGACGGTTAATACCTCTGTTGAAGCTTTAACCGCGGTACCTAATGTAATTACAGATTCGTACGGGCCTTCGCTGACCAATATATCTATCAGGGGGCTTTCAACTAATTTCGACGGGGTTGGATTAGAGCAAGCTGTTGGTATGTATATAAATGATGTATACCAATCAAGAGCTTATGGATTTAACTCCCTAATCATGGATGTGGAACGAATAGAAGTTTTAAGAGGACCTCAGGGAACTTTGTTCGGCAAAAATACTGTAGGTGGTGTGGTTAACATTATATCGGCCCAGCCAGGCATGTTTAACAGTGGAGCCGTAGAAGTTTCCGGCGGTAATTTTGATTTTTTCAGTGCGAAGGCTATGGCCAATATCGAGTTGTCTAAAGATAAGGTTGCACTCCGAATTTCAGGAGCTTATAATCAAAGACATGGAAGTTTTGTAAAGCATATTGATCCTGAGATTGATAAGGTAAATGAAACGAAATTTTATGGGCTGAGGGCTTCTCTATTAGTTAAGCCAAGTGACCACGTTGATATCACTTTTGAAGGGTATTATGCGAAAGATAATTCTGCTGAAGCATCATTTTCATATTTAAGCTCTGAGGATCTTCAGGCATTTGACCCAATTTTATTTGCCCCGGATGATTATGAAAACAGGGAGGCATCATTTAGTGAACCTTTTACCTTTGAAAGGAGCCAGTTTGGCTTATCCGGAAAAGTGGTTGCCGATATAGGGAACAATACATTAACTTCAATAACAGCGTATTCAAGTTCTGAGGATCAGTCAATTCAGGATGTTGAAGCCTCCGCGATTCCGGCAGTATATCTTGACAGAAGCCAGGAATTCGGAACGTTTTCACAAGAAATAAGATTGAATTCACCTCGAGACCTCAAATTGAATTATGTCACGGGTTTATATTATGTTAATGAAAACATTAAAGGAAATGATATCGGGGTAACCCAGGAATTTTTGCCACCCTTACTTGGCCCGGATCTCGGGGTAGATGACCTGTTTATACCCGGTTATACAGAATCTGTTTCTAATAATAGCAGTATTTCCAACAATAGTTTTGCGGCATTTGGATCCTTAGGGTATAAATTTACCGAGAGATTATCCTTGAACGTGGGATTGAGGTTCACTTCAGAATCAAAAACTTTCAAGACACTTCAGGAAACGGTTGAGAGTCAGGATGCGATTGATGCTGTTGGGTTTCCAATTGTATGGTTATTGGGTACTCCCTATGAGCAAAAAACTTTTGATAACACTGATAATATATTTACGGGTGATATTGGTTTGTCATATCAGGTTAATGAAAAGAATCTTTTATATGGAAAGTTTTCCAGAGGGTTTAAAGGAACGGGTTATAATTTTGCAGTATCAACTTATTTAGAAACAGATAGTTTTGAACCTACAGAGGACAACGTTTTATACAAACCAGAGTTTATCAATAGCTTTGAGGTTGGTTTCAAGTCATCACTTACCACTAAGATCCGCTTAAATGTAGCCGCCTATTATATTGACTATAAGGATAAGCAAGAATTATTATTTGCGGGCCTCACAAATGTCATAGCCAATGCGGAAAAATCTTCTGGTTATGGAGGTGAATTAGAGTTCAGTGCCATTCTGGCGAAAGGTTTCCAGATTGATGTAAACGGTGGGGTGCAACAAATGAAATATGATGAGTTCTTATTTGGAGACATTGATTTAAGCGGTAATGAGCTGTCCAAGGCTCCAGGTTATACGTTTAGCATCTCCCCTCAGTATGGAACAACTTTTGACAATGGAAGCAGGCTTTCTATGCGTGTTGATTTCAACCATTCCGCTAAATCATATAACGATATTTTTAATACAGAAACAATTTCCAGAAAGGCAGTAACCTTAATCAATGCAAGAGTTGGATACAGTTTAAAAGATGGACGATATAACATTGGATTATGGGGGAAAAACCTTTCAGATCAGGTCTATTTCGGGCATGGATTTCAGGGGCTGATCGGAGATTTTGTTTCCTTGAACCAGGCAAGAACCATGGGTCTTGATTTTAGAGCGAACTTTTTTTAA
- a CDS encoding Zn-dependent hydrolase, which yields MIGINEDRLWKRLMEMSQVGGTANGGVCRVTLTEEDKQGRDLFIEWCKEAGCSVEIDQMGNIFAKRAGKDNSLLPVMVGSHLDSQPTGGKYDGVLGVLAGLEVIETLNDLEIITEHPIELVSWTNEEGARFSPAMISSGVFAKEFSLEYAYSRKDKDGLLLGQELEKIGYKGSVPVGNRPYKATFELHIEQGPILEAEQKSVGIVTGVQGIRWYDLTFQGQETHAGPSPMGYRKDPVKEMLPLLTRIYNFEEEFGKHARITIGNLIASPGVRNTVPGELNVTLDLRHPDTDSLTAMDLALKKLISNFNKTKKVQVELDQIWYSEPIRFDDKCVSAVRDAVAKLDYPAMELVSGAGHDSVYISKVSPTSMIFIPCEKGLSHNEKENIEKKDAFQGTNVLLHAVLELACE from the coding sequence ATGATAGGGATCAACGAAGACAGGCTTTGGAAAAGGCTTATGGAAATGAGTCAGGTTGGAGGCACTGCCAATGGAGGTGTATGCAGAGTAACTCTAACGGAAGAAGATAAACAAGGACGGGATTTGTTTATTGAATGGTGCAAGGAAGCAGGGTGTAGCGTCGAAATAGATCAAATGGGTAATATTTTTGCCAAAAGAGCAGGCAAGGATAATTCATTGTTACCTGTTATGGTGGGAAGTCATTTGGACAGTCAACCCACAGGGGGAAAATATGATGGGGTACTGGGTGTTTTAGCAGGCCTTGAAGTTATAGAAACTCTAAATGACTTAGAAATTATCACTGAACATCCTATTGAACTTGTTTCATGGACCAATGAGGAAGGAGCAAGGTTTTCTCCGGCAATGATTTCTTCTGGCGTGTTTGCCAAAGAGTTCAGTTTAGAATACGCATATTCAAGAAAGGATAAAGATGGTTTGTTGCTGGGTCAAGAGCTTGAAAAAATCGGATATAAAGGTAGTGTCCCGGTTGGAAACAGGCCTTACAAAGCCACTTTTGAACTACATATTGAACAAGGGCCAATTTTAGAAGCCGAGCAAAAATCTGTTGGCATAGTTACAGGAGTTCAAGGAATTCGATGGTATGATCTGACTTTTCAAGGTCAGGAAACACATGCAGGTCCTTCTCCAATGGGTTACCGAAAAGACCCGGTTAAAGAAATGCTTCCCTTATTGACAAGGATTTACAATTTCGAAGAAGAGTTTGGAAAACATGCGCGAATTACTATTGGGAATCTAATTGCCAGCCCGGGTGTTAGAAATACTGTACCAGGGGAACTTAATGTCACACTTGACTTAAGGCATCCTGATACGGATAGTTTGACAGCCATGGATCTTGCCTTGAAAAAACTCATATCAAATTTTAACAAAACCAAAAAAGTTCAAGTCGAATTGGATCAAATTTGGTACTCAGAACCGATTCGTTTTGATGACAAATGTGTGTCGGCGGTTCGTGATGCCGTCGCCAAACTTGACTACCCTGCTATGGAACTGGTTAGCGGTGCTGGTCATGATTCTGTATATATTTCTAAAGTTTCTCCAACAAGTATGATTTTCATTCCATGTGAAAAAGGATTGAGCCATAATGAAAAGGAAAACATTGAAAAGAAAGATGCCTTTCAAGGTACAAATGTCCTGTTGCATGCTGTTTTGGAACTTGCCTGCGAATAA
- a CDS encoding Lrp/AsnC family transcriptional regulator, which produces MNLSHPQLDQIDIQILTHLQKDGRKSFTDISQEMNVSVGMIRNRYQKLVENKVLHIIGWTDPVKAGLNAYARINIKVRPTDIIQEVVEELTKIQEVSFLALTSGNYDIEINMTCINNKHLLDTINQKIHSINGIFETNTTMYLDVRKWASQDVSQDFSHLEVKNQGKEINKKK; this is translated from the coding sequence ATGAATTTATCCCATCCTCAATTAGATCAAATCGATATTCAAATACTTACTCATCTTCAAAAAGATGGGCGAAAATCTTTTACAGATATTTCCCAAGAAATGAATGTATCGGTGGGTATGATCAGAAACAGGTATCAAAAATTAGTGGAAAATAAAGTATTACACATTATTGGCTGGACAGATCCGGTCAAAGCAGGATTAAATGCTTATGCTAGAATCAATATAAAAGTCAGACCAACTGATATCATCCAAGAGGTAGTGGAAGAGCTTACAAAAATTCAGGAGGTAAGTTTCCTGGCCCTCACCTCCGGTAATTATGACATCGAGATCAATATGACTTGTATTAATAATAAACACCTGCTCGATACCATAAATCAAAAAATTCACTCTATCAATGGGATTTTCGAAACAAATACCACGATGTATCTGGATGTTAGAAAATGGGCTTCTCAAGATGTAAGTCAAGATTTCAGCCACCTTGAAGTAAAAAACCAAGGAAAAGAAATAAATAAAAAAAAGTGA
- a CDS encoding aldehyde dehydrogenase family protein: MKELTKTMGLNDCTIDFLDNPAKMLINGEWVSAQSGETFKTINPADGSFLNEIPLAGIADVNKAVNAAKKSFETVWNNTTTPADRASLLWKLADLMERDKQILMELETLDNGKPLEKARYDVDSSINHFRYYSGWATKIEGNTLPVANDSIAFTKREPLGVTGLIVPWNFPLMIASWKLAPALACGNCCVLKPAEQTSLSALYLGKLIEEAGFPDGVVNIITGPGLPTGQAISSHMNIDKISFTGSTKVGRQIMEAAARSNLKKVSLELGGKSPNIIFEDANLDHVFESIVWSSFYNTGQECTLGSRIYVQRSIYQKVVDILKTKADSLKINKGMLNPDLGPMISESQLQTVLKYIDIGINEGAELITGGKRIQGELGNGYFIEPTIFAHQNDQLQIVQEEIFGPVVVISSFDTFDEVVARANNSIYGLAAAVWTNDISKAHRFANEVQSGTVWINGYDMFDPSVPFGGFKQSGIGKEMGKSAIELYTKEKTVWIGLKD, from the coding sequence ATGAAAGAATTAACAAAGACAATGGGTTTAAACGATTGCACTATTGACTTTTTAGATAATCCTGCTAAAATGCTCATAAACGGAGAATGGGTTTCGGCTCAAAGCGGGGAAACCTTTAAAACCATTAATCCGGCAGATGGAAGTTTTTTAAACGAGATACCTCTGGCCGGTATTGCAGACGTTAATAAGGCTGTAAACGCAGCAAAAAAATCCTTCGAAACTGTTTGGAATAATACGACTACACCGGCAGATCGAGCCTCTCTACTTTGGAAGCTGGCAGATCTGATGGAAAGAGATAAGCAAATCTTAATGGAACTTGAGACGCTTGACAATGGCAAACCCTTAGAAAAAGCAAGATACGACGTGGATTCTTCCATCAATCATTTTAGATATTATTCAGGATGGGCTACCAAAATTGAAGGTAACACATTACCTGTTGCAAACGATAGCATTGCCTTTACTAAAAGAGAACCACTGGGTGTTACCGGCTTAATAGTTCCATGGAACTTTCCGTTGATGATTGCTTCCTGGAAATTGGCTCCTGCTTTAGCCTGTGGTAATTGCTGTGTTTTAAAGCCTGCGGAACAAACATCCTTAAGCGCCCTTTACTTGGGCAAACTCATTGAGGAAGCCGGATTTCCGGATGGGGTGGTGAATATCATAACAGGCCCCGGGCTACCTACAGGTCAGGCAATTTCTTCACATATGAATATTGACAAAATTAGTTTTACCGGATCCACCAAAGTTGGCCGCCAAATCATGGAGGCCGCGGCCCGTAGCAATTTAAAAAAAGTGAGTCTGGAACTAGGCGGTAAATCACCCAACATCATTTTTGAAGATGCCAACTTAGACCATGTATTTGAGAGTATTGTTTGGTCTAGTTTTTATAATACCGGTCAGGAATGCACTTTGGGTTCAAGAATTTATGTTCAGAGAAGTATCTACCAAAAGGTAGTTGATATCCTAAAAACAAAGGCTGATTCATTGAAAATTAATAAGGGAATGTTAAATCCAGACCTGGGACCGATGATCAGTGAGTCTCAACTTCAAACCGTTTTAAAATATATTGACATCGGCATCAATGAAGGCGCCGAACTCATTACTGGTGGTAAAAGAATACAAGGCGAATTAGGAAATGGTTACTTTATAGAGCCCACTATTTTTGCTCATCAAAATGACCAGTTACAGATTGTACAGGAAGAAATTTTTGGACCGGTCGTGGTGATTTCCTCATTTGATACTTTTGACGAGGTGGTTGCCAGAGCCAATAATTCAATCTATGGACTAGCGGCCGCTGTTTGGACCAATGATATTTCTAAGGCTCATCGATTTGCAAACGAAGTGCAATCTGGTACAGTTTGGATCAATGGATATGACATGTTTGATCCGTCAGTCCCTTTTGGAGGCTTTAAACAAAGTGGTATAGGAAAAGAAATGGGAAAAAGCGCAATTGAGTTATATACCAAGGAAAAAACGGTATGGATTGGGCTTAAAGATTAA